From the genome of Clavibacter nebraskensis NCPPB 2581:
AGGCCGTCCAGTAGGAGACGACGCCGTACGCCGCGGAGTGCGCCTTGTTGAACGCGTAGTCGGAGAACGGCAGCAGGATGTCCCAGAGCGCCTTCACCGCGGCCATCGAGTAGCCGTTGTCCTTCATGCCCTGCGAGAAGCCCTCGAACTGCTTGTCCAGCTCCGACTTCTTCTTCTTGCCCATGGCCCGGCGGAGCAGGTCGGCCTGCGCGAGCGTGAAGCCCGCGAGCTTCTGCGCGACCGACATGACCTGCTCCTGGTAGACGATGAGGCCGTGCGTGGTGCCGAGCACCTCGCGCAGCGGCTCCTCGAGCTCCGGGTGGATGGGGGTGATCTCCTGCAGCCCGTTCTTCCGCAGCGCGTAGTTCGTGTGCGAGTTGGCGCCCATGGGGCCGGGCCGGTACAGCGCGATGACGGCCGAGATGTCCTCGAAGTTGTCGGGCTTCATCATCCGCAGCAGCGAGCGCATGGGCCCGCCGTCGAGCTGGAAGACGCCGAGGGTGTCGCCGCGGGCGAGCAGGTCGTACGCGCCCTGGTCGTCGAGGCCGAGGTCCTCGAGCACGAGCTTCTCGCCGCGGTTGGACTCGATGTTGTTGAGCGCGTCGTCGATGATCGTGAGGTTGCGCAGACCCAGGAAGTCCATCTTGATGAGGCCGAGCGACTCGCACGCGGGGTAGTCGAACTGCGTGACGATCTGGCCGTCCTGCTCCCGCTTCATGATCGGGATGATGTCGATGAGCGGCTCGCTCGACATGATGACGCCGGCCGCGTGCACGCCCCACTGCCGCTTGAGGTTCTCGATGCCCTGCGCGGTCTCGAAGACCTTCTGCGCCTCGGGGTCCATCGCGAGCACCTCGCGGAAGTCGCCGGCCTCGCGGTAGCGCGGGTGCTCGGTGTCGAGGATGCCGGACAGCGGGATGTCCTTGCCCATGATCGCGGGCGGCATGGCCTTGGTGAGCTTGTCGCCCATGGAGAACGGGTAGCCGAGCACGCGGCTCGAGTCCTTGAGCGCCTGCTTGGCCTTGATGGTGCCGTACGTGACGATCTGCGCGACGCGCTCGTCGCCGTACTTGTCGGTCACGTAGCGGATGACCTCGCCGCGGCGACGGTCGTCGAAGTCGACGTCGAAGTCGGGCATGGAGACGCGGTCGGGGTTGAGGAACCGCTCGAACAGCAGGCCGTGCTCCAGCGGGTCGAGGTCGGTGATGCCCATGGCGTACGCGACCATCGAGCCGGCGCCCGACCCGCGGCCGGGGCCCACGCGGATCCCGTTCTCCTTCGACCAGTTGATGAAGTCGGCGACGACGAGGAAGTAGCCCGGGAAGCCCATCTGCGCGATGACCCCGACCTCGTAGTCCGCGCGCTTGCGCACGTCGTCGGAGAAGCCGCGCGGGTAGCGCCGGACGAGGCCGCGCTCGACCTCCTTCACGAACCAGGTCTGCTCGCTCTCGCCCTCGGGCACCGGGTAGCGCGGCATGTAGTTGGCGGACTCGTTGAACTGCACGTCGCACCGCTCGGCGATGAGGAGCGTGTTGTCGCATGCCTCCTCGTGGTCGCGGAAGAGGTGGCGCATCTGCTGCGCGGTCTTCAGGTAGAACTCGTCGGCGTCGAACTTGAAGCGGTTGGGGTCGTCGAGCGTCGTGCCGGACTGGACGCACAGGAGGGCCGCGTGGCTCGTGGCGTCGTGCTCGTGCGTGTAGTGCAGGTCGTTGGTCGCGACGAGCGGGAGGCCGAGGTCCTTCGCGAGGCGGTGGAGGTCGGTCATGATGCGGCGCTCGATGCCGAGCCCGTGGTCCATGACCTCGCAGAAGTAGTTCTCGGCCCCGAAGATGTCGCGGAAGTCCGCGGCGGCCTTCACGGCCTCGTCGTACTGGCCGAGGCGGAGGCGCGTCTGCACCTCGCCGGACGGGCAGCCGGTGGTGGCGATGAGGCCCTTCGCGTACGTGCTGAGGAGCTCGCGGTCCATGCGGGGCTTGAAGTAGTAGCCCTCGAGCGAGGCGCGCGACGAGAGCCGGAACAGGTTGTGCATGCCCTCGGTCGTCTCGGCGAGCATCGTGAGGTGCGTGTAGGCGCCGGATCCGGAGACGTCGTCCTGGCCGCCGTTGCCCCACCGGATGCGGGTGCGGTCGCCGCGGTGCGTGCCCGGCGTGATGTACGCCTCGGTGCCGATGATGGGCTTCACGCCCGCGGCCTTCGCCTGCTTCCAGAAGTCGAAGGCGCCGAACACGTTGCCGTGGTCGGTGATGGCGACGGCCGGCATCTTCTGCTCGGCCGCGGCCTGCACGAGCGGGCCGACGCGGGCCGCCCCGTCGAGCATCGAGTACTCGCTGTGGACGTGGAGGTGGACGAACGAGTCGTTGCGGGGCACGGGTCTCTTCTACTGGTCGATCGACGGTGTGGCCATCATAGGCAGGCTCCGGGAGGCCCCTCGGGCGTGTCGCCCATCAGTCGCGCAGGACGTCGAGCGCGTGCTGCAGGTCGGCCGGGTAGGTGCTCGAGAACGACGCGCGGTCGCCCGTCGCGGGGTGCGTGATCTCGAGCCGCATCGCGTGCAGCCATTGCCGGTGGAGGTCGAGCTGGGCCGAGAGCGTCGGGTCGGCGCCGTACATCGCGTCGCCCGCGCAGGGGTGGCGCTGCGCCGCCATGTGCACGCGGATCTGGTGGGTGCGGCCGGTCTCCAGGTGCACCTCCAGCAGCGCCGCGCGCCGGAACGCCTCGAGCGTCTCGTAGTGCGTGACGGACGGCTTGCCGTCGGCGGTGACCGCGAACTTCCAGTCGCTGCGGGGGTGGCGGCCGATGGGCGCGTCGATGGTGCCCGCGAGCGGATCCGGATGCCCCTGCACGACCGCGTGGTAGACCTTCTCGACCTC
Proteins encoded in this window:
- the dnaE gene encoding DNA polymerase III subunit alpha, producing MLDGAARVGPLVQAAAEQKMPAVAITDHGNVFGAFDFWKQAKAAGVKPIIGTEAYITPGTHRGDRTRIRWGNGGQDDVSGSGAYTHLTMLAETTEGMHNLFRLSSRASLEGYYFKPRMDRELLSTYAKGLIATTGCPSGEVQTRLRLGQYDEAVKAAADFRDIFGAENYFCEVMDHGLGIERRIMTDLHRLAKDLGLPLVATNDLHYTHEHDATSHAALLCVQSGTTLDDPNRFKFDADEFYLKTAQQMRHLFRDHEEACDNTLLIAERCDVQFNESANYMPRYPVPEGESEQTWFVKEVERGLVRRYPRGFSDDVRKRADYEVGVIAQMGFPGYFLVVADFINWSKENGIRVGPGRGSGAGSMVAYAMGITDLDPLEHGLLFERFLNPDRVSMPDFDVDFDDRRRGEVIRYVTDKYGDERVAQIVTYGTIKAKQALKDSSRVLGYPFSMGDKLTKAMPPAIMGKDIPLSGILDTEHPRYREAGDFREVLAMDPEAQKVFETAQGIENLKRQWGVHAAGVIMSSEPLIDIIPIMKREQDGQIVTQFDYPACESLGLIKMDFLGLRNLTIIDDALNNIESNRGEKLVLEDLGLDDQGAYDLLARGDTLGVFQLDGGPMRSLLRMMKPDNFEDISAVIALYRPGPMGANSHTNYALRKNGLQEITPIHPELEEPLREVLGTTHGLIVYQEQVMSVAQKLAGFTLAQADLLRRAMGKKKKSELDKQFEGFSQGMKDNGYSMAAVKALWDILLPFSDYAFNKAHSAAYGVVSYWTAYLKAHYPAEYMAALLTSVGDSKDKMALYLNECRRMGIKVLPPDVNESIGFFAAAGADIRFGLGAVRNVGANVVEALRGARTEQGAFESFDDFLKKVPLPVANKRTVESLIKAGAFDSLGDTRRALLEVHEGMIDASVSDKRAAMNGQVGFDFDSLWDEPQHARKVPERPEWAKRDKLAFEREMLGLYVSDHPLAGLEIPLAKLASTGIAELLATDASMDGETVTLAGLLTSVQHRTARNSGNQYGMVQLEDFGGEITCMFMGKAYQEFAPALQSDTVVVIRGRVSTRDDGMNIHAFSMFQPDLGQSLGSGPLLISLAENRATTETVMGLNDVLIRHSGDTEVRLQLVKGDTGRVFEIPFPVTVSADLYGELKSLLGPNCLG